One genomic segment of Hordeum vulgare subsp. vulgare chromosome 2H, MorexV3_pseudomolecules_assembly, whole genome shotgun sequence includes these proteins:
- the LOC123429908 gene encoding aspartic proteinase nepenthesin-1-like yields the protein MASLAVLLMFLSAAMATNAAAVRVGLTRIHSNPDVSATEFVRDALRRDMHRHARFTRELASSGDRTVAAPTRKDLPNGGEYIMTLAIGTPPLSYPAIADTGSDLIWTQCAPCGSQCFKQAGQPYNPSSSTTFGVLPCNSSVSMCAALAGPSPPPGCSCMYNQTYGTGWTAGIQSVETFTFGSTPADQTRVPGIAFGCSNASSDDWNGSAGLVGLGRGSMSLVSQLGAGMFSYCLTPFQDANSTSTLLLGPSAALNGTGVLTTPFVASPSKAPMSTYYYLNLTGISIGTTALSIPPNAFALRTDGTGGLIIDSGTTITSLVDAAYQQVRAAIESLVTLPVADGSDSTGLDLCFALTSETSTPPSMPSMTFHFDGADMVLPVDNYMILGSGVWCLAMRNQTVGAMSTFGNYQQQNVHLLYDIHEETLSFAPAKCSTL from the coding sequence ATGGCGTCGCTCGCTGTGCTTCTCATGTTCCTTTCTGCGGCTATGGCCACCAATGCCGCCGCCGTGCGCGTCGGGCTGACGCGCATCCACTCCAACCCCGATGTCTCCGCCACCGAGTTCGTGCGTGACGCCCTGCGCCGGGACATGCACCGGCACGCCCGGTTCACCCGGGAACTCGCGTCGTCGGGAGACCGCACCGTCGCCGCGCCAACCCGGAAGGACCTGCCGAACGGCGGGGAGTACATCATGACGCTGGCCATCGGCACGCCGCCGTTATCCTACCCGGCCATCGCCGACACGGGCAGCGACCTCATCTGGACGCAGTGCGCGCCCTGCGGCAGCCAGTGCTTCAAGCAGGCCGGGCAGCCCTACAACCCGTCGAGCTCCACCACGTTCGGCGTGCTCCCCTGCAACAGCTCGGTGAGCATGTGCGCCGCGCTGGCTGGGCCGAGCCCGCCGCCTGGGTGCTCGTGCATGTACAACCAGACGTACGGCACAGGGTGGACAGCGGGCATCCAGAGCGTGGAGACGTTCACGTTCGGCTCGACGCCCGCGGACCAGACCCGTGTCCCCGGCATCGCCTTCGGCTGCAGCAACGCGAGCAGCGACGACTGGAATGGCTCAGCTGGCCTCGTCGGACTGGGTAGGGGAAGCATGTCGCTCGTCTCCCAGCTCGGCGCCGGCATGTTCTCGTACTGCCTCACGCCATTCCAGGATGCCAACAGCACGAGCACGCTCCTCCTCGGACCGTCGGCGGCGCTCAACGGCACTGGGGTCCTTACGACGCCGTTTGTGGCCAGCCCATCGAAGGCGCCCATGAGCACGTACTACTACCTAAACCTGACGGGCATATCGATCGGCACGACGGCGCTGTCCATCCCTCCCAATGCGTTCGCCCTGCGGACCGACGGCACCGGCGGGCTCATCATCGACTCCGGCACGACCATCACGTCGCTTGTCGACGCGGCATACCAGCAAGTCCGTGCAGCGATTGAGTCCCTAGTGACGCTGCCGGTGGCCGACGGGTCGGACTCCACGGGGCTCGACCTGTGCTTCGCGCTGACGTCCGAGACGTCGACGCCGCCGAGCATGCCGAGCATGACGTTCCACTTCGATGGCGCGGACATGGTGCTGCCAGTGGACAACTACATGATCTTGGGTTCAGGTGTGTGGTGCCTGGCTATGCGGAACCAGACCGTTGGCGCAATGAGCACGTTCGGCAACTACCAACAGCAGAACGTTCACCTACTCTACGACATCCACGAGGAGACGCTGTCGTTCGCTCCGGCCAAATGTAGCACGCTCTGA